The DNA window TGAGTGAATTTGCATTAATAGTTGTGATCTCaacatcctggagggactgatatATCACTATATATGTACTCTACAAGCACTATAATCATCAGGGATTTTGCTATAAAGCCAGTCAAAATATTGAAGTAGGGGTGCActgttttctggctgatcacaGATCTAACCTGCAGATTCCAATTTTGGCTTATacagtttttttatgtgaaaaattaGAGTGAAAGTTGGCAACAGtagggtgactattgttaaccaCGCACGTGCAGAAGTGACCCGGTGGTCAGCTCCGTCAGTCAGCCCTCTCTCTGGGCTGAGCAGAACGGGACGGTGGCTGATTTTCAGTCCTGTGTAGGTAGATAACACCAGTGAATCATTGGTTTcacaaaactaagaaaaatcAGGTCGGAtttatcggtgcacccctaTATTTAACGTCATGAGTTCTGCAGAAGCCGTACTGACCAGATTTCTTTTTCACTCCATCAGCTGTGTGCATGTTGGACCCAGCTGGATTTGCTCTGAATGAAAtgctgaagcagcagctggCCATGACCAAGCAGTTCATGGAGTGCAGTGAACACCTCCATGCCTGCTTGATGCAAAGCCTGGAACCCCCCAACTACAGATACACCACGCTGGAGGAAACCATGCGGGTCAGCCTTACACACTTGTTTCtttaaagaatttgaattaacATGAGTTACAACAATGTTCAATTTATCTTTGGGGTCAATAAAGCGTTTTTGAATTTAAGGTCTATATTTGCAACTTATGTCTTGtcttcaaatgatttttactATGTTAAGACAAAAGAGCTTTTTCAAATGTGGTTTTGTTTCTATCATATCTCCTGATGTTTTAGAAGTTGTTGTTTCAGGTTAGTTTCAAAGTTACTTGGAAAGTTTGAGTCTGATTATGAGCAGAATTCAGTGGGATGTCTAGAACTGCACCTGCATAGGAGTATAAATGCTGCAGGTCAATGGTCTAGCATATTTACCATTCTATTTTCTTGATATATTCATGCCTCTGCATTATGACATgtttgtttaaagctgcagtatgtaactgttgtagaaaatgtttacatatttgttaaaattgttgccatgtcatgacagtttataccacagataatctgtgaaaagatcgatctcctccgCCTGCTCCGAGCTTCTACTGCTGTCTGAAAAAATGCACCACTCCCCGACCAAACACAACCAATCAGGGCCAATAGGGACTTAGCATTTCCAATCATGCTCATGtgtttgctgctaaatgtgctaagggtagaaaacagtttttccatcatcggtggccatgctaactagcctagcattcGCAgtaggctatgctagctgcagcgtagcagaAAGCAAGGGGTGGGGTGATTGACAGTACCAAGACCCGCCTCCTAGATTTGATTGggtgtttctagttagcactgggagcaaggagcttgatttgtttttgtttttccagtttatttctCATACCGTactgacagtttcaacaaatatgtaaaaaatatattttttaagttacataCTTAAAAGCTTTAGGACTGTAATTCTTAGTTAAACttcagaatttttaaaacagattgatgattaaactttgtttttcacagaacaTCTGCAGGCGCAGACGTCCCAAACCTCACAGGGAGAAAACATAGGAGGTTTTACAGGAAATGGAGGCTGAGCCAGCTGACCACTTTCTACACAttcactaaaacattttaacaatggATTGTTatagcaaagacaaaaaaaataaacaaacggTCAGAGTTAATAAAGTACTGTTTTGCTTCATGATTTTCCATGGTCTGCTGTGGAAAAAACCCACCAGACAAcgtaacaaaatgtttatttaaaaaaagaacaggtgTGCATTCAGTTACAGTAGTTCCTTTACAGTCTCAGACTGTTATCATGATGCATTTAAACGACAAGTGCAGAATCTAACAGAGTGAAGATGGATGGCACAACTACACTGGTGAGCGATGTGAGGTTAAAGTTGAAGGCACAAATTGAGGCTATAGTGTTGGTCATCAGTAGGGGTCGTTGAAGGGGTAGTGAGGATGTCCTGCATCCCTGGGAACTCGCTTCCCCTCCACCTGAAACAGTTAAAGCCAAAGTCAGTGCGCTTCTCTTGCCTGGGCGGATATTTTTTGACATCTAGGTCATGTTTTTGCTTCAAACGGCTGCAGAGGAACTGCAAATCATGTTGACATGCTGCCTACTCACCTCAATCATTGGTACGATGTAGCGCCAGCCTCTGTTTAGTGCTGTGatgcttttcatttcttctgcttCAAGGGTAAAatcaaacacctgatggaaaaagagtttattcagcaaataaaaacacctgAGCTCACCAAACATGTTATCATGTGGAAGAAAACTGGTGTGACAGACAGATTACCTGGATGTTCTCCTTGATGCGCGACTCTGTCACACTCTTAGGAATTGTTACTACGCCTCGTTGTGTCTGCCATCTGAAAGGACCAGAGTTGAACAGACTTGGAGAAACCGTGTTTATGACTACATAAATACAGATATGGGAGAAAAATTGGCATGTGGCCCAGTATCCTTaaccacaaaagaaaaaaaagttacatttatatttaaagatccaattcaaatcCATGCTTGCATGGTAGGAAAGAGGTTATATCTATTATATCTTCAtgaattacagattttttttaaaggggcagtaagTATTTTCCAGGCTCATGGTGCCATTTCATAGCACTATCAAgaaactatgttaacttcagttgttataaaaatgatatatagatcaaatatgacttaaaagatattttactttctaatttaacatgttgaaattgggcctctgtctctttaaaaactcttgctctgaaactctgccttcagaaagtcatcacaacatggctcctccattaaccctttaaggatgtttttaccagcactgataagtagctcctataataaTTTCATCAGATgagctgctggctagtctgaagagCTGAGTGGGAGAGCTGCTCcgtgaggcggaagctcagaggaggaggatttctcaaacatgcatgacagAATCAGAGCAACACTGCATGTATGTATGTGGTGAGGAAATAATTtagaacatgatgtaaagctcaaaaatgtttattttacataacactgcctcTTTAAAGTCCAATTTTCATTTCTCTTCTCCTATTGTTGCCAACTGACACTAAATTTCATTTAATCACAGAATGTTACTTCTACATTTTGGCTCAGGAGATGTAACGCTACTCTATGGGGCTGAAAAGTTTCCAGCTAAAGACTCGTCGCAAGATGTGCATTACTGGAACCCACCAACCAGTGACATGTTTCATTACTGGGATTTTTCCATACTCTAGTCATTGCTGCTTCCTCTTGTTTGTCCTTTTACTTCTACTAAATCAGTGGGTTTTCTGACTCACTGACTTTTTTCCAGATTTAGCTCATGGtgcttccctttttttctttgacaaccAACTAAATTTGCAATAGTTTTAAAAGCTGCAGcatattcttgttttaaaaatttagttGTCAGTTTATAGGGTCACTGTCAAGACAGTTTTAAGTCTGTAGACAAAAAATGTATGTAGTTTCATATTGGAATGAGTGGTGACATCCTGTGTCACTGTTGAAAAAATACAGCTAAATAGCAGGAATTGGCACCAGAAAAGTAGCAACAGAAAGcaacaaatgctttttttaaacttatttgtGTGTGACCaacagaaaacctgcagcatTTGTTAATACTCCAATGTAAAGAAATACTGTCACTATTTTTCATAAGTCATCACCCAAATACTGCAGATGTCTCTTGCTcctattcattttttttttattatgccaCATTTTCCTTACACTAGACTTTCCAATCTTATGCTTGGATACAACCCTCTGAAGACCTTGCTTGTTGCCTGGGCCAGATACAGGTGTTACAGTGTCAACAACTGTCATCTGGACAACTCTCTCTCTATAATATGTAACATAACATTTCAATGCTAAAATCTCtattgattttatgtaatatagtaatttaacaaaaagctgaatttagAATTTATATTAGCCATAATTACataaattgacttaaaatactTCCCCTATGAGCAACAAAACaggagaataaaataaatatagagtagttaatatttcaaaacatgcaTTGTTACTAGGCCTGCCTcagtaaacaataaatcaattaatccatgataaatttaaacaaactcaataatttccatttgtatattttatcgtttttctctttctaccaaaaactggatgataaaagacTTCCGTCTGGTGACTTGGTCTGAgccattattattttattacttgGAAATGGTGTTGAAAccacaacattattgtttattgaaatAACTTCTCAGGCAATTTATCGTGCAGCAACAGTTGTTATGGTGACAGTGCTCCTTGACGAGTGCTATTATAAAGTCCATCTAACATACAGTAAGCACCAAAGCAGCGTATTACTACACAATATGTGACACAGTTTGATACAGGAGGACAAAGTCAGCACTACATGCATGTGGTGTACCGTATATACACTGTTATCAGTAAAATCACCTGAGGATGATCTGAGCAGGAGACTTGTTGTACTTCTCTGCCAGTGACAGAACTGCAGGCTCCTGCAGCAGGACGGGTTCATCTGGATGTTTCCAGGCTCGGTCTGGAGACCCCAGGGGGCTGTAGGCGGTCACCACCAGACCCCGGTCCCGACAGTGTGCCAGCAGGTCTACCTGGGCCAGGTACGGGTGGCTCTCTACCTGCCAGACAGATGCACAGAAGCCCCTTCAGCTGGTTGTTCTCCGTTCCTCAACCTTTGAAGCAACGTCATGTACCTGAAGAACGGTGGGCTTAATGCTGGCCACAGACAGGATGTCGTCAATCTGCCTGCTGTTGAAGTTGGACAGGCCGATGGATCGGACCAGGCCCTTCTCCACCAGCTTCTCCATGGCTGCCCAGGTCACCTTGTAGTCTGTGTCATCGTACAGCAGGGAGCCGTCCTCCTTCCTGGGGAACAGAGCGTCTCCTCGTCTGGCAAACGGAGTCGGGAGACAGGTGTGAGTGCTGCACACAGTTTGACTCCCAACCTTACAGTATCTCTGCCTGTTTCCTGTATGATCACTGAACAAAGGCACTAGTACAGTAAAACTATTGGGGGTGGGAGGGAAGTGATAATAGCTATGCTAAGCTATGCATAGTTATTATCACCGACTGAAATTAAATCTGGCAAATCTACAGCACCATGGCTGAAAATGAAAGTAATCTAGGTGTAccaacggcccagtcaaagtccagacttaaacatgattaaaaagcATTGATAGGTCCTTCAGGCTAGCAGTGTATAAATGTATCTCAGCGCACCTCAATGAACAGGAGtaaagctgcgtttccattacaaatgtgcataactttgtcaatattccaccgatatgtaaaaaaaaggcTGCAATTCGCAATTACTGcgcttccattaaataagaaacgcaattaaattcacatgtgaataagtttcctcatgtgataagtcattaaaaaaatgtcacatcatcatcctccaactacttcctgtacTTCTTTGCAGTTTGTGCCAGTGACAATATTTGGTTGTTGGTCAAGTGTGATTCCATtccagttttacaaaataaagaaattttgatgactttttatcaaaatccaaagttttttgcaaaatagGCGTGTTCCtattaagcagatttattttcaaaatgtcaaactacaAAATTGTATGGTCAGAGGAAATGCAGCTAGTGATGAGGCTGATAAAGTTAGACAGAAAACAGCCACAGAGTTATTGTTCCTACAGGCGGTTCTATAAGGCGCCGAGCCACAGTGAGGACAGTTTTCCCATCACTACGTTGATCTAAAAAAGCTGCTGAACTTACTGGAAGGCGTAAGGCCAGTGAATGAGGTACAGgtccaggtactccagcttcaGGTCCTTTAGTGTTTTCAGGAGGGAAGGCTCAACATCCTCTGGGTGATGGCGGTTGTTCCACAGCTTAGATGTGACAAAGACATCCTCTCGTCTCAGAGACTGAAGAACGAGACGAGAGCTCttaggaaaaaaacactttaaataactttgaatGTGTGACATAAAAGGAGGGAATcggtaaaaaaagaagaaaaaaaagttttacatgaattattatgttaagaaaactgtaaacataATATTTCAACATCCATGTAAGTGGAACATTTATGTgcttgataaaatacaaaaagataaAGAGTGCAACATCAGCTCAGGGCTCAGTCTGATGAGACGGGCTGCTTCACCTTGTCTGGGCCCAGAATCTCCTGCAGAGCTTCTCCAATCTCAACTTCATTCCCATAGATAGCTGCACAGTCAATGTGACGATAGCCAGCCTCCAAGGCCCACACAACGGCTTGTTTCACCTGTCAGTTCAGATGAGCAGAGACCTGAGCAGTTATCAAAACTCATATGAAGGCCTGGAGAATGAAGAACTTCCTAAGAATGATAGAATTGTCTGTACCACTTTAAAACTCGCacagaaaaaattataaaatcacaTCAGTTGTTAAAATCACTGAGACTTTTGTCCAGTATGGGCAGTGAAATACATTCAAAACATTCTTAATTGGTAATGTAATGTGGATGAGCTAAATAGTTACATTCTGTAGATTTGTAGATGTCAGTTCACAACAGTTACAATCCATATCCAGAAATGTAAATTCAAATCAATCCAATCAAAACAGACAGATTCACATTTAATTGCACATTTCAAAGAAGCccagaaaaataacattaaattgCTAGTTTGGCACTACAGTGTCCTGTGCAGTTGTCCTGGTAACCACCAAACCCAGACTCATCCATTGGATTGTCAGAAGGAGACAATTAATCGTACATTTCAACAATACTTCACTTCTCCAGAGTCCAGTGGTGGTTCTGACCACCATGTCATGGCCTAGTAGCTCATGACTGAAAATGCAACTCACTTCCACTTTGTCATAATAACTCCAACAGTTGACTGTGTAATATTTAGCAGCAATAAATCTGTGTCAACAGAAATCTTCTGGCATCTGTTGTGAATTCACTGAGCTCCTGAGTGAACTTCTATGCGCTGGATTTTATCCATCTGGACCACCTGAATACAACGATGTATACATTTTTGAGAATATAGAGCATCTCTTAAAAGGGTgaatggggcgtgctgtggtggtgcagggggttagcacgccccacgtttggaggccttagtcctcgacgcggacgtcgcgggttcgactcccgttcccgacgacctttgccgcatgtcttcccccctctcctcaccctccttcctgtctgcctactgtcgaaaaaatacgagccactagcgccacaaaaactcttcggagaaaaaaaaaaatttgaaaagggTGAATAACATAAAACATCCTATTTTTACCTTTCCAGGTTCACTCTTCCATGTGCCCAGTCCAATAAGGGGCATCTTCCGCCCAGTGTTGAGAACTGCAAAGTCATTCATGCCTCTCCAAAAAACCTTACACAGAAAAGATAAGAGAAGGTAGTTTACCCGGAGGTTCAAAGCTTTAAGAAATACACTAAACTAACTTCAGACACGTCTGAtcttttttaacaaacatttttctactCTGACTAGCATGGTTGAGGTCTATCCAAAGGGCAATGAGGATGCTATGATACAACATAATGGGTGAAAActgacttcatatttttaaatatgcagaTGTGACAGTGGAATAAATGCAGGAAAATTTTATCTTGAACTTACTGATACTACTTGGGTTAATTGTAACTACTTCAGTACCACGCTCCTAATGGAAAGCAAAAATTTCAACTAACTAAAATCTGCACACATAACAAACCGTGTCCAGAGAAGAATTTACCAAACAAAACTTTCTTCATCAAAGACCTTCTGCCACAATTATTCATAAGTTAGACTCAAGTTtaacaaaaaacttgaaaacctAGCCCAAAACGACGCAGGCCATAATATTTCACATCGGGTCCTTTGAATGTCACGTGACTTTCAGGATCTAGGAACCAGCTGTGCGCGTGACCAAAGTGAATTTATCTTGTAGTAACTAGCTGCTTCATCTGTTAGCTGCTGTAACCACCGCTCTCGCGTTTATTGGACTTAAAGTACTCGCGCTGGATATTTTCAAGTCAACCAATAACCAAGTGCTAAAAATCATTCCTCATCGTCTTCTATTTATTATACAGTTCAAATTGTAAAACCAAGTCGCTGCTGCCTGCAGCTCATTTAATTAAGGCAGCTAGCCAGCAGAATGGTGCTCCAGATTGGAACTCCGTAAATGAGCAGGCATATTCCCCATTTTCTGTTCCGTATTGACGGCGAAAAATTACACGCAGACCAGAAAAGGCAGCATTTATCTAACTCACCCTTTCAGCGGCCTCACAGAAAAAACGAGGTAACGCTCGCTTTAGGATTTGACACCTGAATAAGAGCATGGCTGCTTATCAGCAGTGAAATAAATGACAGCACAACCAACATGGCGCTCCGCGTCGCTTAACTCACCGAAGAGCTGTTCTAAAGGTTGCACCGCCACCTGCTACTTCAACAACAACTCCTTTTCTTTTAGCTTCTCCGGTGCAGAGCTGCCACTTTCTGTTCAAACTGTTCAAAAACACCACCCTGATTTTGCTGACGCTTCCTTTTCCCGGAAGAGTACATTCCTCGATTTCCGGCGAAAAATACTATGCATTAGCtcttttttacaattaaagtaaaaatggtcaattaaagagaaatgttcacattttaaaatgcactgAAATCTTCAAAAGACTCAGCCATGTCAgtatatattaaagaaaaattaattcaaaatgtgaaagtagCGTATGAAAACAGTAATACAATCCAGCTGTTTTCACAGGGAGTGTATGTCAGAATTCAACTAGATGCTTCTAATGGGCTGTTTGCTGGTCTGGACCACACAGGTGTGTTGTTAACATAATACCaagttttaaagaaatcataaaaGTGTTGAGATAAATAGTTATTGCTGGGAATTCAATACCAAAACATAAAGACTTGGATTTGGCCATTTCCAAACAGGCACTTGAAGTCCATCCAGTGGACATCCAGACATCCTAACAAATCTTTTGACTGCAAGGTCAGGAAactaaagaagaaaaggaaaacaacaaaacaacaaactttctCTTAGAATGCTCGATAACAAGAGTAACAGATCCAGGAGGAAAAGTCATTTATACATCTACCCAAAAACTTTGCCAAGCTTGTTCTGGGGGATCCCCAGGTGTTCCAGAGTAAGTTGAAATATATTCTCTCCAAGAAAGTCTGAGTTCGGACTTAGGATCTCATTATTTTGGTCAGATTATCTGAGTCGACTTTTTCTGTACCATGACAGAATGACCAGAGCCACCATCTTATGGAACATAAACACCAAGATGCAGAACCTCTCTACTGGGTAGCAGTCCACCtttattgatgtatttattttattatgaacaGTTTTAGAGTCTCCTTATTCTTAATATTTTGGGGTTCAATTACAAGCCcgttttatgaaaaaatataatttttatttctactatGGTATAAAACTGTCATAGTGGAAATTTAATTAGCGTTAAGGTTTTCAGACGCAGCTTCATACAAAAACACTAAGTGTGAGCACCCTCCTTACCGAGAGGGGGCAGACGTTTCGTTTGAGAAGACGGAAATGGACCCAGCAGAAACGGAAGTTAGTTAAGTGTCAACAACCTGAATTTACAACTTCAGCGAAACTTCGCTGTGGTCTGAAACACTAGTTTTGGTGTAATTTATATACATCTGGCCGCTTTAGAAGTTATTGGTGCATTATGGAGGAATTTATCTCCCATCCGCCGTGGGAGCGGTGTGTTTTTGCCCTTAAAGTCGGTGGCTAGTTAAACTGTTTGTGGAAGCTAAGTTGGCTAACTTTATCTGTCAGCTGACTCGTTTTGACAGCGAACCTTGTCGTAATATGCTCCGACGTTACTCTGTGCTCGCTTTAAACAGGCTTGTTGATGTAACCACCCTGTGTGTTAGCTGGCGTTGACTCGTCCAGGTGTTTAATTAGCAGCGCTGATAAGGTGACCATAGAACTTGGCTCGCAATGTTCCCGCAGCTGCTTCCACCTTTCAACTAGCTGCCTCCCCTCCTCTGCTTTTCTCTCCCCCCGTCGCCCTCCGATGGCTCACTGCGTCCCGTCCGAGCCAACCTCCAAGGTTCAGGCTCCAGAAAGTATCCCGTCCCAGGTCAGCGTGGACCAGAGCATGAGGCCGGTGCTGTTTGAGATTTTCGGCGAGATCTGGACCGTTCAGTCCAGGCTCGGTCAAGGAGTGTCGGCCTCGGTTTACCAAGTCAGCTCCGGCAGAGCCGCCACGGCCGCAGTGAAGGAGTTCCAGGGCGACTCACAGGGAGGGGACTACGGCTATCACAAAGAGAGGGCCGTGCTGGAGGACATCCAGGGGCATAAGAACATTGGTAAGAGCAGTATCAGTATTCCACGTCTTCAGTGTGTGCTTGGTTGCAGAGGTGactttgcttactgtgtgtttaGTTGCTTACTTTTTGGAGAAGAGTTACCTGAGTTTTGACTTTCTGCAACTGTGGCTAGTAATTAGCCACATTCAGCAAATATCCCAAAGG is part of the Xiphophorus hellerii strain 12219 chromosome 9, Xiphophorus_hellerii-4.1, whole genome shotgun sequence genome and encodes:
- the akr1a1b gene encoding aldo-keto reductase family 1 member A1-B isoform X1, with the protein product MLLFRCQILKRALPRFFCEAAERVFWRGMNDFAVLNTGRKMPLIGLGTWKSEPGKVKQAVVWALEAGYRHIDCAAIYGNEVEIGEALQEILGPDKSLRREDVFVTSKLWNNRHHPEDVEPSLLKTLKDLKLEYLDLYLIHWPYAFQRGDALFPRKEDGSLLYDDTDYKVTWAAMEKLVEKGLVRSIGLSNFNSRQIDDILSVASIKPTVLQVESHPYLAQVDLLAHCRDRGLVVTAYSPLGSPDRAWKHPDEPVLLQEPAVLSLAEKYNKSPAQIILRWQTQRGVVTIPKSVTESRIKENIQVFDFTLEAEEMKSITALNRGWRYIVPMIEVEGKRVPRDAGHPHYPFNDPY
- the akr1a1b gene encoding aldo-keto reductase family 1 member A1-B isoform X2, with product MNDFAVLNTGRKMPLIGLGTWKSEPGKVKQAVVWALEAGYRHIDCAAIYGNEVEIGEALQEILGPDKSLRREDVFVTSKLWNNRHHPEDVEPSLLKTLKDLKLEYLDLYLIHWPYAFQRGDALFPRKEDGSLLYDDTDYKVTWAAMEKLVEKGLVRSIGLSNFNSRQIDDILSVASIKPTVLQVESHPYLAQVDLLAHCRDRGLVVTAYSPLGSPDRAWKHPDEPVLLQEPAVLSLAEKYNKSPAQIILRWQTQRGVVTIPKSVTESRIKENIQVFDFTLEAEEMKSITALNRGWRYIVPMIEVEGKRVPRDAGHPHYPFNDPY